A region of Periplaneta americana isolate PAMFEO1 chromosome 16, P.americana_PAMFEO1_priV1, whole genome shotgun sequence DNA encodes the following proteins:
- the LOC138691772 gene encoding uncharacterized protein isoform X1, whose protein sequence is MDVIKMEPGSDPMGIHSSGIADVEEKKPLSEEGNLLDLDVTKIKTECIDHGYDVKSEVTFEETAVPIVFPVLKSEAEEEFCELDQVKEVKLEVTAEENEVLTERCRLVLAVFQSGEDISRFKDDQC, encoded by the exons ATGGACGTGATCAAGATGGAACCTGGGTCCGACCCAATGGGTATACATTCAAGTGGTATCGCAGATGTAGAAGAGAAGAAGCCTTTATCTGAG GAAGGGAATTTATTAGATTTGGACGTCacgaaaataaaaactgaatgtaTAGACCACGGATATGACGTGAAATCAGAGGTGACATTTGAGGAAACTGCAGTGCCAATTGTCTTTCCGGTGCTGAAGAGTGAAGCTGAG GAAGAGTTTTGTGAGTTGGATCAAGTGAAAGAGGTCAAACTGGAAGTGACAGCAGAAGAGAATGAAGTCTTGACTGAGAG ATGCAGGTTGGTGCTGGCAGTATTCCAAAGTGGTGAAGATATTTCCCGATTCAAAGATGATCAGTGTTGA
- the LOC138691772 gene encoding uncharacterized protein isoform X4, with protein MDVIKMEPGSDPMGIHSSGIADVEEKKPLSEEGNLLDLDVTKIKTECIDHGYDVKSEVTFEETAVPIVFPVLKSEAEEEFCELDQVKEVKLEVTAEENEVLTERCLFVF; from the exons ATGGACGTGATCAAGATGGAACCTGGGTCCGACCCAATGGGTATACATTCAAGTGGTATCGCAGATGTAGAAGAGAAGAAGCCTTTATCTGAG GAAGGGAATTTATTAGATTTGGACGTCacgaaaataaaaactgaatgtaTAGACCACGGATATGACGTGAAATCAGAGGTGACATTTGAGGAAACTGCAGTGCCAATTGTCTTTCCGGTGCTGAAGAGTGAAGCTGAG GAAGAGTTTTGTGAGTTGGATCAAGTGAAAGAGGTCAAACTGGAAGTGACAGCAGAAGAGAATGAAGTCTTGACTGAGAG atGCTTGTTCGTTTTTTAG
- the LOC138691769 gene encoding zinc finger protein 235-like isoform X4, producing the protein MDVIKMEPASDPLDIQTSGIADIEEKKPLSEEENLLDLDVTKIKTECIDHRYDMKSEIVFEESAVPIDFPMLKSEAEEEFCELDQVKEVKVEVTAEENEVLTESVAVSHNSGVAKFYGNSREEDDGKKYDCDICGMSFLDSARLKSHYLVNKCHKEFNGDVRGKCFSRSGDFEEHSRVDSSEKPFSCGVCGRLFSKSHHRNQHSRVHTDERPFSCDVCGKSFLQSSHLQTHSRVHTGVKQLSCDMCGKCFSKSYDLKRHSLVHTNERSFSCDVCSKRFSLLDYLKRHSSVHTGGKPFCCDVCGKCFSKSYDLKRHSLLHTNERSFNCDVCGKRFSRLDYLKRHSRVHTGA; encoded by the exons ATGGACGTGATCAAGATGGAACCTGCGTCCGACCCACTGGATATACAGACAAGTGGTATCGCAGATATAGAAGAGAAGAAGCCTTTATCTGAG GAAGAAAATTTATTAGATTTGGacgtcacaaaaataaaaacagaatgtaTTGACCACAGATATGACATGAAATCGGAGATAGTATTTGAGGAATCTGCAGTGCCAATTGACTTTCCCATGCTGAAGAGTGAAGCTGAG GAAGAGTTTTGTGAGTTGGATCAAGTGAAGGAGGTCAAAGTGGAAGTAACAGCAGAGGAGAATGAAGTCTTGACTGAGAG tgTTGCAGTCAGCCATAATAGTGGTGTTGCAAAATTCTACGGAAATAGTCGTGAAGAGGACGACGGCAAGAAATACGATTGTGACATTTGCGGAATGTCTTTTCTCGACTCTGCAAGACTCAAAAGCCATTACctcgtaaacaaatgtcacaagGAATTCAATGGAGATGTgcgtggaaagtgtttttcacgATCGGGGGATTTCGAAGAGCATTCACGCGTTGACTCAAGCGAGAAACCATTCAGCTGTGGCGTGTGTGGCAGGTTGTTTTCTAAATCCCACCATCGCAACCAGCATTCACGCGTGCACACAGACGAGAGAccattcagttgtgatgtgtgtggaaagagTTTTTTGCAATCGTCACATCTGCAGACCCATTCACGCGTGCACACTGGCGTGAAACAATTGAGTTGTGAcatgtgtggaaagtgtttttcaaaGTCCTACGATCTCAAGAGGCATTCACTTGTGCACACAAACGAGAGGTCATTCAGTTGTGATGTGTGTAGCAAGAGATTTTCGCTTTTGGATTATCTCAAGAGGCATTCAAGCGTGCACACAGGCGGGAAACCATTCTGTTGTGATGTCTGTGGAAAGTGCTTTTCAAAGTCCTACGATCTCAAGAGGCATTCACTTTTGCACACAAACGAGAGGTCATTCAATTGTGATGTGTGTGGCAAGAGATTTTCGCGTTTGGATTATCTCAAGAGGCATTCACGCGTGCACACAGGCGCGTAA
- the LOC138691772 gene encoding uncharacterized protein isoform X3 codes for MDVIKMEPGSDPMGIHSSGIADVEEKKPLSEEGNLLDLDVTKIKTECIDHGYDVKSEVTFEETAVPIVFPVLKSEAEEEFCELDQVKEVKLEVTAEENEVLTESMSAPLLVLACMQM; via the exons ATGGACGTGATCAAGATGGAACCTGGGTCCGACCCAATGGGTATACATTCAAGTGGTATCGCAGATGTAGAAGAGAAGAAGCCTTTATCTGAG GAAGGGAATTTATTAGATTTGGACGTCacgaaaataaaaactgaatgtaTAGACCACGGATATGACGTGAAATCAGAGGTGACATTTGAGGAAACTGCAGTGCCAATTGTCTTTCCGGTGCTGAAGAGTGAAGCTGAG GAAGAGTTTTGTGAGTTGGATCAAGTGAAAGAGGTCAAACTGGAAGTGACAGCAGAAGAGAATGAAGTCTTGACTGAGAG TATGTCAGCTCCTTTGTTGGTCTTGGCATGTATGCAGATGTAG